The region GCAGCGGTATGGTGACGCTAAGCCCGGTCTTGATGGTCATTCCAACACCACCGTTGCCCGCATCGTACCCCGGCTGCACGAAGAAGTCGACGCGAGGCTTCTTGTCGTTGCGCGCCAGGTCGAGATCGATGCCCACGATCTGTCGCTCGAGCCTCAGCGAGCGAAGCTCCGGTCGGGTCTCCAGGGCATCGAGCGTGGCCTTGCCGAGCGCTTCGTCTGTCACGCTGCTCAGCGACAGGCGTTCGATGGCGGCACTCGACGGAGGGGGCGGACCCGGCTGGCGGTCGGCGTCCCACGCGTAGAGCGACAGCTTGAAGGCGGCCTTCTGCACGTCGCGCTCGGCCTTCGTTGCCACCTCGCGTCGACGTTCCACCTCGGCATCGGCCTCGACGCCGTCAAAGGGGGCGAGGTCGCCGGCCTCCACGCGCTTTCTGATGAGCGCGGCGCGTTTCGCGGCAACGTCGAGAACATCACGCTGCACCTGGAGGCGCCGCTCCGCGGCACTCCACTCCCACCAGGCGGTGCTGGCGGCCAGGAGCACCTGCAGCCGCGTGAGGCCGAAGTAGACCTCGGCGGTTCCCGTCTTCACAATGGCCTGTCGCTCAGCAGCGCGCTTCGGATTGATCCCGAAGCCGCGCAGCAGCGGGAGCTTGAGATCGAAGAAGACCTCACCCCCAGTGCCGGTCGGGCTCAAGGGAGATTTCACCGCACCGCGGTCGTAGTCGTAGCCCACCGCCATCTTCAGGCCATCGGGGGTGAGCCAGCCCACCGCGACGGTGTTGTCGGTGGCCTGCTTGGCCTTTCCTGAGCCGCCGTTGTATCGCATGTAGTCATCGTAGACCTCGAGCTGCGGGTCGAACGCCCCACGCTTCTCGGTCAGTGCGGCCCGTGCGATGTCGCGGTCGATGCGCGCCGCCAGCATCTTCGGATGGAACTGCTCGACGCGTTGCAAGAATGTGCTCAGCGCGGGCACAGCGGTGTTGACGGGAACGCCCGTCGTGTCTGGCGCCGACGCCGTGCTGAGCAGGGGGACGACATCGGAGGGGGGGGGCTGCGCGTGTTGTGTGGGCTGGGCTGCGACGGGTGCCGAGGAGATCGTGGCCAGCATGATCAGCGCGACACCCGCGAACCCTTTGAGGGCATCGAGGAAGGGCTGTGTCATCGCTTCAGCACCGGCTTTGTCTTCTTCTCGTCCTTGTCGCCCTTGCTGCTGTCCTTGCCGTCCTTCTTCGGCTTCTCGATCTCCACGGTGGGAGGGAACGCGTTCAGGCGTCGCCATACCTCGCGGTAGAGCGGAACCATGTCGAGCATCACCCATCCCACCGTGCGGGCGCCGGGACGCAGGCGGGTAGGAGGAGGCCACCGACCCTCCGCGAGGGACGGATCCGGCTTCACCAGAATGCGGAATCGACCCGCGCCGTCGTCGACCGCGTCGATGACGCTGATGCGTCCCGCGAACGTGCCCACTGAGGCCCAGGGCCACGCAACGAACGGCACGGCGGGAAAACCGTCGAAGATGAGCCGCACGGGTCTTCCCACCGACAGCAGCGGCGCGTCGAAGCCGCTCACGTAGAGCTCGACGGCAGTGTCGGTGGTCTCTGGAACGAGCACGCACAGGTCGTCTCCGGCTTTTACGTTCTCGCCCCTTCCCGCCTTGAAGATGCGCACGACGGTTCCGTCGCAAGGCGCGAAGACGTTCCGCTGCTCTGTTCGGCGTTCGAGGTTGTGCAGATCGGCCTCGAGCTTCATGAGCTCGGCGTCAGCCGACGCAATCGCCTCGCGCGCTTGCTGCTGACTGGCATCGAGGCTCACGAGGCTGGCCGAGGTGTCGGCGTCGACCTTTGCGCGGTCGAGCCGCGCGCCTTCCACGTCGCGCCGTGCCACATCGCACGCCGCTCGGGCACGTTCGACCTCGGTCACTGCCTTTACCCGGTCGAGCTCGGCGAGCTCGAGGTCACGGGTCGAGCGGAGGCCGTTCGATTGCAGATGCTTCACGCGCCTGTAGTTCAGTCGAGCGGTCTCGACACCCTGGGCCTGAGCCCGCGCCGACTGGTCGGCCATCGACTGGCGCGCCTGTGACTGCGAGATCTTCTGCGCGGCCACGGCAAGCGCGGCGTCCCGCGAGCGCATGATCGAGGCTTGCTGCGCTTCGAGGGCGTCGAGTCGTGCCTGCACCGACGTCCGTCGCTGGCGCACTGCGGCCATCTGGGCCTCGAGGATCTTCGGTTGGGCCGGATCGAGGAACCGCGACTCGATGTCGTCGAGCACGCAGAGCAGCTCGCCTTTCTTCACTGCCGTCCCTTCTTTCACGGTCCATCGGGCGATGCGGGCGGGGATGGGGGCCTCTATGGTCTGCGGCCGTTCGGTGGGGGCAAACACCGTGACCTCGCCTCGTCCCACCACCGATTGCTGCCAAGGCACCCAGGCCAGGGCGGCGACGGAGAGCGCCACCATGAGGCAGAGGATGAAGGCGATTACGCGCAGCGCTCCCCCCGTGCGCACGAGGTCGAGCGAGGTTCCCCGCTGGGCTGAGGAAGGAAGTGCAAGCGTCTCACCAGACAGGTGGGTTTCTCCATGCGGGTCAGACACGGGTGGACTCCTTTTCCAGCGCCATGGCTGCGCGCAGGCGGCTCGTTCGCTTTTCGAGCAGCGTCTTGGGCGGGCCTTCCTCGACGATGCGCCCCTTCTCGATGACCACAACGCGGTCGGCGCGCTCCACCGTCTCGAGGCGATGGCTGACGCACAGCAGGGTCCAGGGACGCCAAGGGAGGTGATCGCTCACGGCCGCCTGCTCGAGCGCCTGCTGCAGCTCGGCCGTGCTGTGCGGGCGGCCGAGCACCACGTTGCTCTCGAGGGTGCTGTCGAAGATCTCGTTACGCCCCCATACCACCGAGACCTGTTGATTGAGCGCTTCGTGGGTGACGTCACGAACGTCGATTCCGTCGAGGGTAAGCAGTCCTCGATCTGGGGAGAGCAGTCCGACCGCCATCTGTCCGAATGTCGTCTTTCCGCTGCCGTTCGGACCGATCAGTACGACTTTCTCTCCGGCGAGGATGTGCAGATCGATGTCGTCGACCACGACATGATCTCCGTACGCAAAGCGCACGCTCTGCGCAGATATCTCGATGCCCTCGCTCTTGCCTGGAAGGCTGCGCTCACCGCGCGACTCCAGGGGCAGGTCGAGCAGCACGCCCACCTTCTCGAGCGCGGTGAGAAGGTCGTACCACGGGTCGACGAGCTTCACCAGCTTGTCGGCCGCCTTCATCACCGACATGAGCACCAGCTCGGCGGCGACCAGCTGTCCGAGGGTGAAGGACTGGGTGATCACCATCCAGCCTCCGAGGCCAAGGAGCGCGGCGATGGCCACGGCCTGCAAGAGATAGTGGGCGGTGAGATGCCGAAGCAGCACGCGGAAATGAGCGCGTCGCGCAAGCACGTATCCGCGCACCAGCGCATCGGTGCGGTCGAGGGCGAAGTCTGACGCCGCGCTGAGCTTGAGCGCGGCCTGGCATTCGCTCATCTCTTCGAGCCAGCCTGCGAC is a window of Pseudomonadota bacterium DNA encoding:
- a CDS encoding biotin/lipoyl-binding protein, whose product is MSDPHGETHLSGETLALPSSAQRGTSLDLVRTGGALRVIAFILCLMVALSVAALAWVPWQQSVVGRGEVTVFAPTERPQTIEAPIPARIARWTVKEGTAVKKGELLCVLDDIESRFLDPAQPKILEAQMAAVRQRRTSVQARLDALEAQQASIMRSRDAALAVAAQKISQSQARQSMADQSARAQAQGVETARLNYRRVKHLQSNGLRSTRDLELAELDRVKAVTEVERARAACDVARRDVEGARLDRAKVDADTSASLVSLDASQQQAREAIASADAELMKLEADLHNLERRTEQRNVFAPCDGTVVRIFKAGRGENVKAGDDLCVLVPETTDTAVELYVSGFDAPLLSVGRPVRLIFDGFPAVPFVAWPWASVGTFAGRISVIDAVDDGAGRFRILVKPDPSLAEGRWPPPTRLRPGARTVGWVMLDMVPLYREVWRRLNAFPPTVEIEKPKKDGKDSSKGDKDEKKTKPVLKR
- a CDS encoding TolC family protein yields the protein MGDARHGSALPRGMATPERVPSHRGDREAEEGRQGQQQGRQGREEDKAGAEAMTQPFLDALKGFAGVALIMLATISSAPVAAQPTQHAQPPPSDVVPLLSTASAPDTTGVPVNTAVPALSTFLQRVEQFHPKMLAARIDRDIARAALTEKRGAFDPQLEVYDDYMRYNGGSGKAKQATDNTVAVGWLTPDGLKMAVGYDYDRGAVKSPLSPTGTGGEVFFDLKLPLLRGFGINPKRAAERQAIVKTGTAEVYFGLTRLQVLLAASTAWWEWSAAERRLQVQRDVLDVAAKRAALIRKRVEAGDLAPFDGVEADAEVERRREVATKAERDVQKAAFKLSLYAWDADRQPGPPPPSSAAIERLSLSSVTDEALGKATLDALETRPELRSLRLERQIVGIDLDLARNDKKPRVDFFVQPGYDAGNGGVGMTIKTGLSVTIPLRTREADGRIEAAQLRLSRLDVQQSNDVQTIVIEVRDAVNAVNNAVERHEIASKALALAEKLEQGERLRFELGDGTLFLVNQRERATAEARLKVVDIEADYAAALYTLWAVSARL
- a CDS encoding ATP-binding cassette domain-containing protein, whose protein sequence is MTALLALAVPLASQALVNTIAAGVSLQPLIVLTAAVLVGLLFAGLIQVLRDSLVEVLQQRVFARVALRLARNLPRVEARALSEHHGSELMNRFFDVLTVQKTWSKIMQDGPGAVVEIMIGLSLLSLYGASMLALALALVASGVFVLVLCSFGGLRTQLRESHEKYLVAGWLEEMSECQAALKLSAASDFALDRTDALVRGYVLARRAHFRVLLRHLTAHYLLQAVAIAALLGLGGWMVITQSFTLGQLVAAELVLMSVMKAADKLVKLVDPWYDLLTALEKVGVLLDLPLESRGERSLPGKSEGIEISAQSVRFAYGDHVVVDDIDLHILAGEKVVLIGPNGSGKTTFGQMAVGLLSPDRGLLTLDGIDVRDVTHEALNQQVSVVWGRNEIFDSTLESNVVLGRPHSTAELQQALEQAAVSDHLPWRPWTLLCVSHRLETVERADRVVVIEKGRIVEEGPPKTLLEKRTSRLRAAMALEKESTRV